In Nostoc sp. UHCC 0926, a single genomic region encodes these proteins:
- a CDS encoding SRPBCC family protein gives MTSTSGDKLSKNQPEASEVERWGSLLGGGAMVLMGLKQGSLRGVLTALAGGGLIYQGATKQSTIQQAQEAIGINQPIKIEKTVTINKPADELYRYWHDFENLPTFMKHLKSVKVHDKKRSHWVANAPLGNSVEWDAEILEDRENEFISWASVEGADVDNSGFVRFKEVSDRGTEVKVVLEYNPPGGALGATVAKLFGEEPKQQIGDELGRFKMLMEAGEIATTEGQTSGRK, from the coding sequence GTGACTTCGACCTCTGGGGATAAACTAAGTAAAAACCAGCCGGAAGCTAGTGAAGTAGAGCGTTGGGGATCTCTTCTCGGTGGCGGTGCTATGGTGCTGATGGGTTTAAAGCAAGGTTCATTGCGGGGAGTGCTGACGGCTTTAGCCGGTGGCGGTTTAATCTATCAAGGTGCAACTAAACAAAGCACAATCCAGCAAGCACAGGAAGCAATAGGTATAAACCAACCCATCAAAATTGAAAAGACGGTAACGATCAATAAACCAGCAGATGAACTTTATCGCTATTGGCACGACTTTGAGAATTTGCCTACATTTATGAAGCATCTCAAATCTGTCAAGGTGCATGACAAAAAACGTTCTCATTGGGTTGCGAATGCGCCCTTGGGTAACAGTGTGGAATGGGATGCAGAAATTCTCGAAGACCGGGAAAATGAATTTATTTCTTGGGCTTCTGTAGAAGGTGCCGATGTTGATAATTCTGGTTTTGTCCGCTTCAAAGAAGTATCAGATCGCGGCACGGAAGTGAAGGTTGTTTTGGAGTATAACCCACCCGGTGGAGCATTGGGAGCTACGGTAGCTAAACTTTTTGGTGAGGAACCAAAACAGCAAATTGGTGATGAATTGGGCCGCTTCAAGATGCTAATGGAAGCAGGCGAAATTGCCACCACCGAAGGTCAAACAAGTGGACGCAAGTAG
- a CDS encoding DJ-1/PfpI/YhbO family deglycase/protease yields the protein MTDHNNYSANKKVAILIEQAVEDAEFTVPYNGLKQAGMEVVVLGSRMNEKYKGKQGKLSIQADGTTTEAIAAEYDAVVIPGGMAPDKMRRNPNTVRFVQEAIQQGKLVAAVCHGPQVLIEGDLLKGKQVTGFSAIAKDIINAGANYLDESVVVDGNLITSREPGDLPIFTTAILSRLGYGGKDAALPNEKDTSAEWWKLADAWGGSTKGDISKGLNTALTGERYSLETFENYLEKESDSQVKSVFQEIIANKQRHIKKLETYLQQLGEKPSLGANIANQYAKVKTALTGSDDIYQLRSALGDVQTGIGDIGNLCAMYTDPVATAIFKEIYQDLSKSEQQLVELYRARISTQVQPPKPTTGAAVSM from the coding sequence ATGACTGACCATAACAATTATTCCGCTAATAAAAAAGTTGCCATCCTCATTGAACAAGCAGTAGAGGATGCAGAATTTACAGTTCCTTATAATGGACTAAAACAAGCAGGAATGGAGGTAGTAGTCCTCGGTTCCCGAATGAATGAAAAATATAAGGGTAAACAGGGCAAACTTAGCATCCAAGCTGATGGTACTACCACAGAAGCGATCGCAGCCGAATACGATGCAGTGGTGATTCCTGGTGGGATGGCTCCCGATAAAATGCGGCGCAACCCTAACACAGTCCGCTTTGTACAAGAGGCTATCCAACAAGGAAAATTGGTAGCTGCGGTTTGCCACGGGCCACAAGTTTTGATTGAAGGCGATTTGCTCAAAGGTAAGCAAGTTACTGGCTTTAGCGCTATTGCCAAGGATATAATTAACGCTGGCGCAAATTATCTAGATGAGTCGGTGGTAGTTGATGGGAATTTGATTACATCTCGTGAACCCGGAGACTTGCCAATTTTCACCACAGCTATTTTAAGCCGTTTGGGTTATGGTGGCAAAGATGCTGCATTACCTAATGAGAAAGACACAAGTGCTGAATGGTGGAAGCTGGCTGATGCTTGGGGTGGCTCAACTAAAGGTGATATCAGCAAAGGTTTAAATACTGCCCTTACTGGTGAACGTTATTCGCTAGAAACATTTGAGAACTACTTGGAAAAGGAATCAGATAGCCAAGTAAAATCAGTCTTTCAAGAAATCATTGCTAATAAACAGCGCCACATTAAAAAGCTGGAAACCTATCTTCAACAATTAGGCGAAAAACCCTCTTTAGGGGCAAATATTGCCAATCAGTATGCCAAGGTGAAAACTGCCTTGACAGGAAGTGATGACATATATCAGTTACGTTCTGCTTTAGGAGATGTGCAGACTGGTATCGGCGATATTGGCAATTTGTGTGCAATGTACACCGACCCAGTAGCAACTGCTATTTTCAAAGAAATTTACCAAGATTTATCGAAATCCGAACAGCAATTGGTAGAACTATATCGGGCGCGGATAAGCACTCAGGTTCAGCCTCCTAAGCCGACAACAGGGGCTGCTGTGTCAATGTAA
- a CDS encoding DUF6335 family protein: MAEKNHNDEIKTNDLPQEITESYGTGVKELPGYNIGGRSMQAERQEYTETSPELTGGDVDAYWQDADAVGDEAVGGSTSTPDQNVTEELEAAVGLEMADSEFLHTNDILEDRDGDRWELDPKSSEDYQDRRE, from the coding sequence ATGGCAGAAAAAAATCATAATGACGAAATTAAAACCAATGATTTGCCGCAGGAGATTACCGAATCCTACGGCACTGGCGTGAAAGAGTTGCCGGGATACAATATTGGTGGGCGCTCAATGCAAGCAGAAAGACAGGAGTACACAGAAACTAGTCCTGAACTCACTGGTGGGGATGTTGATGCTTATTGGCAAGATGCAGATGCAGTTGGGGATGAAGCTGTTGGTGGTAGTACTTCCACTCCCGATCAAAATGTAACTGAGGAGCTAGAAGCAGCCGTAGGGCTAGAAATGGCTGACTCTGAGTTTCTGCATACCAACGATATTTTAGAAGACCGTGACGGCGATCGCTGGGAGTTAGATCCAAAGTCTTCTGAAGATTATCAAGATCGGCGAGAATAA
- a CDS encoding orange carotenoid protein N-terminal domain-containing protein produces MTSTQTGDPTIREHVQAWQQLGVDQQLALFWFIYKEMGKSITPAAPGASTVSPEIAEGLFNQVKELSHEQQLQVQRDLINKVDTEISREYGSLGDTTKLLFWYRLSQGMDDGTIIPVPSDYELPSESKPLFGKIQLLEFEQQITLFRDYVSPLGAEAAGVGI; encoded by the coding sequence ATGACATCTACCCAAACAGGCGATCCAACTATTCGTGAGCATGTTCAAGCTTGGCAACAGTTGGGTGTGGATCAACAACTGGCTTTGTTTTGGTTTATTTACAAAGAAATGGGTAAGTCAATTACGCCAGCTGCGCCTGGTGCCAGCACTGTTTCCCCAGAAATTGCCGAAGGTTTGTTTAATCAAGTTAAGGAATTATCTCACGAACAACAATTACAAGTTCAGCGTGACTTAATTAATAAGGTGGATACCGAAATTTCTCGTGAATATGGCTCTTTGGGTGATACCACCAAGCTACTGTTTTGGTATCGATTATCTCAAGGTATGGATGATGGTACTATCATTCCTGTACCTTCTGATTATGAACTTCCCTCAGAATCTAAACCGTTGTTTGGCAAAATTCAATTATTAGAGTTTGAGCAACAGATTACTCTTTTCCGTGATTATGTTTCGCCACTGGGTGCCGAAGCAGCAGGGGTTGGAATTTAG
- the shc gene encoding squalene--hopene cyclase, with amino-acid sequence MQTQDREKVNQVADAIAASQEYLLSIQNPAGYWWAELESNVTITAEVVLLHKIWGTDQTRPLHKVEAYLRQEQRQHGGWELYYGDGGELSTSVEAYMALRLLGVPATDPAMIRAQAFILQRGGISKTRIFTKLHLALIGCYNWRGIPSLPAWVMLLPKAFPVNIYEMSSWARSSTVPLLIVCDRKPVFITNPTINLDQLYAEGVDQVRWELPQSGDWTDLFLTLDRGFKLAESLNLVPFRQEGIKAAEKWILERQEATGDWGGIIPAMLNSMLALRCLDYHPNDPIVERGLQAIDNFAIETENSYRVQPCISPVWDTAWAIRALVESGFAPDHPAVVKAGEWLLQKQILDYGDWAVKNRQGKPGAWAFEFDNRFYPDVDDSAVVVMALHVAKLPNEKIKQAAIARALNWIASMQCKPGGWAAFDLDNDQDWLNSIPYGDLKAMIDPNTADVTARVLEMLGACDLSINSDNLERSLSYLLREQETEGCWFGRWGVNYIYGTSGVLSALALIDPQRHKLSIERGAAWLVGCQNLDGGWGETCRSYDDPSLKGKGNSTASQTAWALIGLLAAGEATGKLALEAIERGIGYLVATQRPDGTWFEADFTGTGFPCHFYLKYHMYQQYFPLIALGRYQLGSIFSSTSLVQS; translated from the coding sequence ATGCAAACACAAGACAGGGAAAAAGTCAATCAAGTCGCAGATGCGATCGCAGCCAGCCAAGAATATCTGCTTTCGATTCAAAATCCGGCAGGTTACTGGTGGGCAGAGTTAGAATCCAATGTCACCATCACTGCTGAAGTCGTCCTCCTGCATAAAATTTGGGGAACAGACCAAACCAGACCTTTACACAAAGTTGAAGCATATTTGCGTCAAGAGCAACGGCAGCATGGCGGCTGGGAACTTTACTACGGTGATGGTGGAGAACTTAGCACCTCGGTTGAAGCCTACATGGCACTAAGACTGCTAGGTGTACCAGCAACCGATCCGGCGATGATTCGGGCGCAAGCTTTTATTCTGCAACGGGGTGGGATCAGCAAAACTCGGATTTTTACCAAGTTACACCTAGCTTTGATTGGCTGCTACAACTGGCGCGGTATTCCCTCGCTACCAGCTTGGGTGATGCTATTGCCAAAAGCTTTCCCTGTCAATATCTACGAGATGTCTAGCTGGGCACGTTCTAGTACTGTGCCGTTGCTGATTGTATGCGATCGCAAACCTGTTTTTATTACCAACCCAACTATCAATTTAGATCAGCTATACGCTGAAGGCGTTGATCAAGTCCGGTGGGAATTACCCCAAAGTGGCGATTGGACAGATTTATTCCTCACCCTTGATCGGGGGTTCAAGTTGGCAGAAAGCCTGAATTTAGTACCCTTTCGTCAAGAAGGCATCAAAGCCGCCGAAAAGTGGATTTTAGAGCGCCAAGAAGCTACAGGCGACTGGGGCGGCATTATTCCGGCGATGTTGAATTCAATGCTAGCTTTGCGGTGTCTGGATTATCACCCAAACGACCCGATTGTGGAACGAGGTTTGCAAGCAATTGATAACTTTGCGATTGAAACAGAGAATAGCTACCGGGTACAGCCTTGTATTTCACCCGTCTGGGATACAGCTTGGGCGATACGTGCCTTAGTAGAATCCGGCTTTGCACCAGATCATCCGGCTGTGGTAAAGGCTGGAGAATGGTTATTGCAAAAACAAATTTTGGATTACGGAGATTGGGCTGTCAAAAATCGCCAGGGAAAACCAGGGGCTTGGGCTTTTGAATTTGACAATCGCTTTTATCCTGATGTAGACGACTCGGCTGTAGTGGTGATGGCACTACATGTAGCAAAACTCCCTAATGAAAAAATCAAGCAGGCTGCGATCGCTCGTGCCTTAAACTGGATTGCATCTATGCAATGTAAACCAGGCGGGTGGGCTGCTTTTGATTTGGATAATGACCAAGATTGGCTCAACTCCATCCCTTATGGCGATTTGAAAGCCATGATCGATCCAAACACCGCAGATGTTACGGCTAGGGTACTAGAAATGCTCGGTGCTTGTGATTTGTCAATTAATAGTGATAATTTGGAGCGATCGCTTAGTTATCTTCTGCGCGAACAAGAAACCGAAGGCTGTTGGTTCGGTCGCTGGGGTGTAAATTATATCTACGGTACCAGTGGCGTTTTATCAGCCTTGGCCTTGATTGACCCTCAAAGGCATAAACTCAGTATAGAACGGGGAGCAGCTTGGTTAGTTGGATGTCAAAACCTAGATGGTGGTTGGGGTGAGACTTGCCGTAGCTATGATGATCCCAGTCTCAAAGGAAAAGGAAATAGTACTGCATCTCAAACTGCTTGGGCTTTAATTGGTCTTTTGGCAGCAGGTGAAGCAACTGGTAAATTAGCTCTTGAGGCCATCGAGCGGGGAATTGGCTACCTAGTGGCAACTCAACGGCCCGATGGTACTTGGTTTGAGGCGGACTTTACAGGTACTGGCTTCCCCTGCCATTTTTATCTCAAGTATCATATGTATCAACAATACTTTCCTTTAATCGCTTTAGGTCGTTATCAATTGGGATCTATTTTTTCGTCTACAAGTCTTGTGCAAAGCTAG
- a CDS encoding glycosyltransferase has protein sequence MDVIVLGLMLLSLTIWLGLLGFWGQFWRTDQQLEVTETQLESLPVVCAVVPARNEAQLLPTSLRSLLLQDYPGSFNVFLVDDRSTDRTANFAEGVAHAVGKPQQLHIISGELLPPGWSGKLWAVEQGIKSASKFAPDYFLLTDADIEHDPGNLRRLVAKAVQEDLDLVSVMVRLRCESFWEKLLIPAFVFFFQKLYPFRWVNNPNNSTAAAAGGSILIAREALERIGGIQVIRQALIDDCVLAKAVKKSGGVGSRGAGEQGDKGDNHAPCPIPSQGRIWLGLSSLTRSLRPYDSLATIWDMVARTAYTQLNYSPLLLLGTLVGMPLIYLAPPVCVILGAVWSNWAIALTGLFGWLLMTFAYYPTIRFYKCSPWFAFSLPAIAFLYTLMTLDSALRHWQGRGGAWKGRVYPNPDNL, from the coding sequence ATGGATGTAATTGTATTAGGATTGATGCTCTTATCCTTGACAATTTGGTTAGGATTACTGGGTTTTTGGGGACAGTTTTGGCGGACAGACCAGCAATTAGAGGTTACAGAAACTCAGCTAGAATCGTTACCTGTGGTTTGTGCTGTCGTTCCAGCGCGTAATGAAGCCCAATTGCTACCAACTAGCTTGCGATCGCTTCTACTTCAAGATTATCCTGGTTCTTTCAACGTGTTTTTGGTAGACGATCGCAGCACAGACCGGACAGCAAATTTTGCCGAAGGGGTTGCACACGCTGTAGGTAAACCCCAGCAATTGCATATTATCTCAGGTGAATTACTGCCTCCTGGTTGGTCGGGCAAACTTTGGGCTGTTGAGCAAGGCATAAAGAGCGCTAGTAAATTTGCACCCGATTATTTTTTGCTGACTGACGCAGATATCGAACACGATCCTGGTAATCTCCGCCGACTCGTTGCTAAAGCTGTGCAGGAAGATTTAGACCTGGTTTCGGTAATGGTGCGACTCAGGTGTGAAAGCTTTTGGGAAAAACTTTTGATTCCAGCTTTCGTCTTTTTCTTTCAAAAACTCTATCCTTTTCGCTGGGTAAATAATCCCAACAATTCCACAGCCGCCGCTGCTGGGGGATCTATTCTGATCGCCCGTGAAGCTTTGGAGCGAATCGGGGGTATTCAAGTCATTCGCCAAGCTTTAATTGACGATTGCGTCCTTGCTAAAGCTGTTAAGAAGAGTGGGGGAGTGGGGAGCAGGGGAGCAGGGGAGCAGGGAGACAAGGGGGATAACCATGCCCCATGCCCAATCCCTAGTCAAGGTCGTATCTGGCTAGGATTGAGTAGCTTGACTCGTAGTTTGCGCCCTTATGACTCGCTGGCGACGATTTGGGATATGGTTGCTCGTACTGCCTATACCCAACTGAATTATTCGCCATTACTACTATTGGGAACTTTGGTGGGAATGCCTCTGATTTATTTAGCTCCACCTGTATGTGTGATTTTGGGTGCAGTTTGGAGCAATTGGGCGATCGCACTTACAGGTTTATTCGGATGGCTGTTAATGACTTTCGCTTACTACCCGACGATCCGCTTTTATAAATGTTCTCCCTGGTTCGCATTCAGCTTACCTGCGATCGCTTTTCTCTATACCCTAATGACTCTAGACTCAGCACTCCGTCACTGGCAAGGGCGCGGCGGCGCTTGGAAAGGAAGAGTGTATCCCAACCCAGATAATTTATAG
- a CDS encoding nucleotidyl transferase AbiEii/AbiGii toxin family protein, translating into MTFRLEQHNQILTVLESLDSDILRKGSAYFGGGTLLAFEFEEYRWSKDVDFIASVGTEGYKHLRTVVFDGGHEALFSDLSKIKIGRSTTDQYGIRMIVFVDDMPIKTEIIAEPRFQLDPPRYLKWSPVPCLSFNDCFTSKLLANSDRYADDSVEARDLIDLAILRLQSPIPQVSIEKAEKAYQVIRPLKRAVERFQGRPDYREKCFLGLQVDQAQIPKIIDGIDLLSMDLGLSHTPRAFREQHDIFADLETQIKKREDS; encoded by the coding sequence ATGACCTTTAGGTTAGAACAGCATAATCAAATTCTCACAGTTCTTGAATCCTTAGATTCGGACATACTTAGAAAGGGTTCTGCTTACTTCGGTGGCGGAACCCTTCTTGCATTTGAGTTTGAAGAATATCGCTGGAGTAAGGACGTTGATTTTATCGCTTCTGTTGGTACAGAAGGGTACAAACACCTGCGTACAGTGGTATTTGATGGTGGGCATGAAGCATTATTTAGTGATTTAAGTAAAATCAAAATTGGACGTAGCACAACTGACCAATATGGAATTCGGATGATCGTTTTTGTGGATGATATGCCGATTAAAACGGAAATTATTGCCGAACCTCGTTTTCAACTAGACCCACCAAGATATCTAAAGTGGTCACCCGTTCCCTGTTTAAGCTTCAATGACTGTTTTACCTCTAAATTGCTGGCGAATTCTGACCGTTACGCAGATGACAGCGTTGAGGCAAGAGATTTAATCGATCTAGCAATTCTCCGGCTACAATCTCCAATCCCTCAAGTATCAATTGAGAAGGCTGAAAAAGCATATCAGGTTATCCGCCCTTTAAAAAGAGCGGTGGAACGCTTTCAGGGAAGACCAGATTACAGGGAGAAATGCTTTCTCGGTCTGCAAGTTGATCAAGCACAGATACCCAAAATTATCGACGGGATTGATTTACTCTCTATGGATTTAGGTTTATCTCACACTCCAAGGGCTTTTCGAGAACAACATGATATCTTTGCTGATTTAGAAACACAAATTAAAAAACGAGAAGATTCTTAA
- a CDS encoding ArsR/SmtB family transcription factor encodes MRFLYHPDKKNISLPGVLYALGDPVRLEIVRLLATEGEQCCAKFDFAIAKSTMSNHFKILRESGIVFTRKEGTQHINILRREDLEMLFPGLLDAVLKAAQPLPVEPASSKQTASRI; translated from the coding sequence ATGAGATTTCTTTATCATCCAGATAAAAAAAATATTTCTTTACCGGGAGTGTTATATGCATTGGGCGATCCAGTGCGGCTAGAGATTGTGCGGCTGCTGGCGACTGAGGGGGAACAATGCTGTGCCAAGTTTGATTTTGCGATCGCTAAGTCTACTATGTCCAACCACTTCAAGATTTTGCGGGAGTCGGGGATAGTCTTTACACGTAAAGAAGGGACACAGCACATTAACATCCTGCGGCGTGAAGATTTAGAGATGCTGTTTCCAGGGTTGCTGGATGCGGTGTTGAAAGCGGCTCAACCATTGCCTGTTGAACCCGCCAGTAGTAAACAAACAGCCTCAAGGATTTAG
- the trxA gene encoding thioredoxin: MSSITNVTEATFKQEVLESEIPVLVDFWAPWCGPCRMVGPVVDQVAAEYEGQVKFVKLNTDQNPTVASHYGIRSIPTLMVFKGGRQVDTVVGAVPKTTLNKTLAQHL, translated from the coding sequence ATGTCATCCATTACCAATGTCACAGAAGCCACATTCAAGCAAGAAGTCTTGGAAAGTGAAATTCCGGTCTTAGTGGACTTTTGGGCACCGTGGTGCGGTCCTTGCCGGATGGTGGGTCCAGTCGTCGATCAAGTTGCTGCTGAATATGAAGGACAGGTGAAATTTGTGAAGCTGAACACAGATCAAAATCCTACTGTCGCCAGCCACTATGGAATTCGCAGCATTCCGACGCTGATGGTTTTTAAAGGAGGTCGGCAGGTTGATACTGTCGTAGGGGCAGTTCCAAAAACCACCTTGAATAAGACCTTAGCACAGCATCTTTAA
- a CDS encoding SDR family NAD(P)-dependent oxidoreductase, with the protein MDLKLYGKSALVSGSTAGIGFAIALGLAQEGASVIVNGRSEERVAQALDKIKQSTPDAKVSGVVADAGTASGVEQLFQKVPHVDILINNVGIYEPKTFFDITDEDWLKILEVNVLSGVRLSRQYLQKQLEQNWGRIIFISSESAIQIPVEMIHYGTTKTAQLAIARGLAEITVGTGVTVNSVLPGPTRSEGVEEFLTKLARERGISLAEVEAEFFQNVRPTSLIKRFATNEEVAAIVVYLSSPVASATNGAALRVDGGVIRSIV; encoded by the coding sequence ATGGACTTGAAATTGTATGGTAAATCCGCACTGGTGAGTGGCTCAACCGCAGGCATTGGTTTTGCGATCGCCCTTGGGTTAGCTCAAGAAGGTGCATCAGTAATTGTCAACGGTCGGTCTGAAGAACGAGTAGCCCAGGCGCTCGACAAGATTAAGCAAAGTACACCTGATGCGAAAGTTTCTGGTGTTGTTGCTGACGCAGGCACTGCATCAGGGGTAGAGCAACTCTTTCAAAAAGTCCCTCACGTTGATATCCTCATAAACAATGTGGGTATTTATGAGCCAAAAACGTTCTTTGATATTACTGATGAAGACTGGTTAAAGATACTTGAAGTTAACGTCCTCAGTGGAGTCCGTTTGAGTCGGCAATATCTGCAAAAGCAGCTAGAGCAAAACTGGGGGCGGATAATTTTTATCTCCAGCGAATCTGCTATTCAGATCCCAGTGGAAATGATTCACTACGGCACAACTAAGACGGCACAACTTGCCATTGCCAGAGGTCTAGCAGAAATCACTGTCGGGACTGGAGTCACGGTAAACTCCGTCCTACCAGGGCCAACCCGCTCAGAAGGGGTCGAGGAATTTCTCACCAAGCTGGCGCGAGAACGGGGTATTAGTCTAGCTGAAGTTGAGGCTGAGTTTTTTCAGAATGTGCGCCCAACTTCCCTAATTAAACGCTTTGCAACTAATGAAGAAGTAGCAGCGATCGTAGTTTACCTTTCTAGTCCTGTAGCTTCAGCAACTAATGGTGCAGCTTTGCGGGTAGATGGTGGCGTTATTCGGTCGATTGTTTAG
- a CDS encoding alkene reductase, translating to MTSDINLFSPYQLGNLELPNRIVMAPLTRNRAGQGNVPHQLNATYYVQRASAGLIIAEATQVTPEGQGYPATPGIHSPEQVEGWKLVTDAVHQHRGRIFLQLWHVGRISHPDLQPNGALPVAPSAIAPKGEAATYEGPKPFVTPRALETSEIPQIVEQYRQGAANALAAGFDGVEIHAANGYLIDQFLRDRTNQRTDKYGGDIENRTRFLLEVTEAVTSVWDSNRVGVRFSPSGTYNDMHDSNPLETFGYAAQALNQFNLAYLHIFEAIEADIRHGGIILPTSHIRDRFTGTLIVNGGYTREKGDAVLANKAADLVAFGTLFISNPDLPRRFALNAPLNEANQASFYGGDEKGYIDYPFWSATNEQAVTA from the coding sequence ATGACTAGTGATATCAATTTATTCTCTCCTTACCAATTAGGAAATCTGGAACTACCTAACCGGATAGTAATGGCTCCCTTAACCAGAAACAGGGCAGGTCAGGGAAACGTACCACACCAACTTAATGCTACCTACTACGTCCAACGTGCTTCCGCCGGACTGATTATTGCTGAAGCAACACAGGTAACTCCTGAAGGACAGGGCTATCCCGCTACACCAGGAATTCATTCACCAGAACAGGTGGAGGGATGGAAGTTAGTAACCGATGCTGTGCATCAGCATAGAGGGAGAATTTTTCTGCAACTATGGCACGTAGGCAGGATTTCCCACCCAGACTTACAACCGAATGGAGCTTTACCAGTGGCACCTTCTGCCATTGCTCCTAAAGGTGAAGCCGCAACTTATGAGGGGCCAAAACCCTTTGTTACTCCCCGTGCTTTAGAAACTTCGGAAATACCGCAGATAGTCGAACAGTACCGTCAAGGAGCAGCAAATGCTTTAGCGGCTGGGTTTGATGGGGTGGAAATTCACGCAGCTAATGGTTATTTAATAGATCAGTTTCTGCGCGATCGCACCAATCAACGTACAGATAAATATGGGGGTGACATTGAGAATCGGACTCGATTCCTGTTGGAGGTGACAGAGGCGGTAACTAGTGTGTGGGATTCTAACCGAGTCGGGGTACGTTTTTCTCCCAGTGGGACTTATAACGATATGCATGACTCCAATCCCCTAGAGACATTCGGTTATGCGGCTCAAGCGTTGAACCAGTTTAATTTGGCATATCTGCATATTTTTGAGGCAATAGAGGCAGATATTAGACATGGCGGGATAATTCTACCCACCAGTCATATACGCGATCGCTTTACAGGTACACTCATCGTCAATGGTGGTTATACCCGTGAAAAAGGCGATGCTGTACTGGCAAACAAAGCAGCAGATTTAGTTGCTTTTGGCACATTATTTATATCAAATCCTGATTTACCCCGACGCTTCGCTTTGAATGCACCACTAAATGAAGCAAATCAAGCAAGCTTTTATGGTGGCGATGAAAAGGGATATATAGACTATCCATTTTGGTCGGCTACTAATGAGCAGGCCGTCACTGCCTAA
- a CDS encoding nitroreductase family protein, which translates to MNSITQTQPLDVPSAIAKRRSIKTFKTDPITPELLKQLVELTVAAPSSYNIQDWQIILVQDEAQKAALSAASFNQQQIVQAPVTFVFAADPNAGEQNLAPILEQGLETGAWNEGTVNYFKTAVPQFQATLGEKRREYAIKDAIIAATHLVLAAESLGLSTCFMNGWIEDQVKEVIGAGDNPDLAIAVLVPVGYAAEPRLNPGRLPFSSNVSVDRIGNPYAG; encoded by the coding sequence ATGAATTCCATTACTCAAACCCAACCTTTAGATGTACCCAGTGCGATCGCTAAACGCCGTTCCATCAAAACTTTTAAAACAGACCCCATCACCCCAGAACTGCTTAAGCAACTGGTAGAGTTAACCGTGGCTGCACCCAGTAGCTATAATATCCAGGACTGGCAAATTATTCTTGTGCAAGATGAAGCGCAAAAGGCAGCACTCTCAGCAGCATCTTTTAATCAACAGCAAATTGTCCAAGCACCTGTAACCTTTGTCTTTGCCGCCGATCCGAACGCAGGCGAACAAAACTTGGCCCCAATTCTAGAGCAGGGACTCGAAACTGGGGCATGGAATGAAGGTACGGTAAACTACTTTAAAACCGCCGTCCCCCAATTTCAAGCAACGCTAGGCGAGAAGCGACGTGAATATGCGATCAAAGATGCGATCATTGCCGCTACCCATTTGGTGTTAGCAGCAGAAAGTCTGGGATTATCAACTTGTTTTATGAACGGTTGGATTGAGGATCAGGTAAAGGAAGTGATTGGGGCTGGGGATAATCCAGATTTAGCGATCGCTGTTTTAGTTCCTGTTGGCTATGCAGCCGAACCACGCTTAAATCCAGGTCGTTTGCCATTTTCCTCCAACGTCTCTGTAGACAGAATCGGTAATCCTTATGCAGGGTAG